The following proteins come from a genomic window of Rutidosis leptorrhynchoides isolate AG116_Rl617_1_P2 chromosome 10, CSIRO_AGI_Rlap_v1, whole genome shotgun sequence:
- the LOC139873308 gene encoding transcription factor ABORTED MICROSPORES-like, which translates to MEVTQEMMERLRSIVGPESWDYCVLWKPSKDQRVIELVDCCCSGSNARLVINGEDENSVDQQQLFQCKDVAFNHPTTEACQLLSPLPASITFDSGIYGQTMMTNQPRWLNFSYSSSSDFSEDILWTKVLIPVPIGLVELFASKQITEDRSVIDYVTAMFMSLEQHSTLNTNNNVDSSFAVNMDNLEDEESKDYIAQALDDQKDPNNNHFQPPISPTTMLENLNLTPKNISDNHLNQMKFLQQFNFGEGRQTKNTFMEGTSNNQSMMMNHDDSFDPNSEENDGFDREIEMALQGQMMSENMNKGHLMDPSENVPKKQANDTNRSDSVSDCSDQNDEEDDHKCRRRNGRPQSKNLVAERRRRKKLNDRLYTLRSLVPKITKLDRASILKDAIEYVMELKRQVEDLQNELEENSDDEGTTTNQSTIVEQEVMHGNGSNAKRRYNHGPGLLTYGPQLEAYSGVVNVEIPKQTQDVEGANEKGQQMEPQVEVVSVDGNEFFVKVFSEHKPGGFVRLMEAFNCLGLEVTNVNVTSFRCLVSNVIKVQRKDSEMVQAEQVRESLLEITRNPSKVWPESSIKALENGHGMMDHHHHNYNNNHNHNNHSHLNNHQPKPQYHYNSIYQILN; encoded by the exons ATGGAGGTGACGCAAGAAATGATGGAAAGGTTAAGATCCATTGTTGGTCCAGAGAGTTGGGATTACTGTGTGTTATGGAAACCAAGTAAAGATCAAAG GGTGATTGAATTGGTAGATTGTTGTTGTTCTGGGAGCAATGCAAGACTTGTGATTAATGGTGAAGATGAAAATAGTGTTGATCAACAACAACTATTTCAATGCAAAGATGTTGCTTTTAATCACCCAACTACTGAAGCTTGCCAACTGCTTTCTCCCTTACCAGCTTCCATCACTTTTGATTCTGG AATATATGGACAGACCATGATGACCAATCAACCAAGATGGCTAAACTTTTCCTACAGCTCAAGCTCAGATTTTTCTGag GACATTTTGTGGACTAAAGTTCTTATTCCTGTTCCAATTGGCCTTGTTGAACTTTTTGCATCAAAACAA ATAACTGAAGATCGAAGTGTTATTGATTATGTCACCGCTATGTTTATGTCATTGGAACAACATTCGACGTTGAACACAAACAATAATGTGGACTCAAGCTTTGCGGTAAACATGGATAATTTAGAAGATGAGGAATCGAAAGATTACATAGCTCAAGCACTTGATGATCAAAAAGATCCAAATAACAACCATTTTCAACCTCCAATATCTCCTACAACTATGCTTGAAAACCTAAACCTGACACCAAAAAACATCTCTGATAACCATTTGAACCAAATGAAATTCTTACAACAGTTTAACTTTGGTGAAGGCAGACAAACGAAGAACACGTTCATGGAAGGCACAAGTAATAATCAGTCTATGATGATGAATCATGATGATTCTTTTGATCCAAATTCTGAAGAAAACGATGGATTTGATCGTGAGATTGAAATGGCATTGCAGGGGCAAATGATGAGTGAAAACATGAACAAGGGACATCTCATGGATCCATCGGAGAATGTTCCAAAAAAGCAAGCAAATGATACGAATCGTTCAGATTCTGTCTCTGATTGTAGTGATcaaaatgatgaagaagatgatcatAAATGTCGGAGGAGGAACGGCAGGCCACAATCCAAGAACTTGGTGGCAGAGCGTAGAAGACGAAAGAAGCTTAATGATCGCCTCTACACTCTTCGTTCTTTAGTACCAAAAATCACCAAG TTAGATAGGGCTTCAATTCTTAAGGATGCCATCGAGTACGTGATGGAGTTGAAAAGGCAAGTGGAAGATCTCCAAAACGAGTTAGAAGAGAACTCTGATGATGAGGGTACAACAACCAACCAAAGCACGATAGTTGAACAAGAAGTAATGCATGGAAATGGAAGTAACGCAAAGCGTAGATACAACCATGGCCCGGGGTTGTTGACTTACGGGCCACAATTAGAAGCTTATTCGGGCGTGGTTAATGTTGAAATCCCTAAACAAACCCAAGATGTTGAAGGTGCTAACGAAAAAGGTCAACAAATGGAG CCACAAGTGGAGGTGGTGTCGGTAGATGGAAACGAATTCTTTGTGAAAGTATTCAGTGAGCACAAACCAGGAGGGTTTGTGAGGTTGATGGAAGCTTTTAACTGTCTAGGACTGGAAGTGACAAATGTTAATGTTACTAGCTTCAGATGTTTGGTTTCGAATGTCATTAAAGTTCAG AGGAAAGATAGTGAAATGGTGCAAGCTGAGCAGGTTAGGGAGTCGTTGCTTGAGATAACACGAAACCCGTCAAAGGTGTGGCCGGAAAGTTCCATAAAGGCACTAGAGAATGGGCATGGCATGATGGATCATCACCATCATAACTATaataacaatcacaaccacaacaatcattctcACCTTAACAACCACCAACCAAAACCTCAGTACCACTACAATTCCATATATCAGATCCTTAACTAA